From the genome of Desulfobotulus mexicanus, one region includes:
- a CDS encoding histidinol-phosphatase, translating to MCAEEEKAGWVSVHGGHSGEFCHHATDSLEAVLERYAELGFSWVGISEHVPAPSPEFRYPDQVAAGLTPEFLYDRFVRYMARCRELQAAFRPRLQVLVAMESESYSGYETFMKNLMLKFKPDYIVGSVHHVSDMGFDYSTEQYRETADAVGGMDAMYCSYFDLQLEMIETLRPSVVGHFDLIRIFDKDYRLRMLKPEIARRITRNLEAVARYGLILDFNLRALYKGGLEPYVSDSILHQAVEMGITLVPGDDSHGVSQVGNFMEKGIGILKRAGASTIWPLPRPIDFSLL from the coding sequence ATGTGTGCCGAAGAAGAAAAGGCTGGGTGGGTTTCCGTGCATGGAGGGCATTCCGGTGAATTCTGTCATCATGCAACAGACAGCCTGGAAGCTGTTCTTGAAAGATATGCGGAGCTTGGATTTTCCTGGGTTGGAATATCAGAGCATGTGCCGGCACCAAGTCCGGAATTCCGTTATCCGGATCAGGTGGCGGCAGGTTTGACCCCGGAGTTTTTATATGACCGATTTGTTCGGTACATGGCCCGTTGCCGGGAGCTGCAGGCTGCTTTCAGGCCAAGGCTGCAGGTGCTGGTTGCCATGGAGAGCGAGAGCTATTCCGGCTATGAAACATTCATGAAGAATCTGATGTTGAAATTCAAGCCTGATTATATTGTTGGCTCTGTCCATCATGTATCAGATATGGGTTTTGATTATTCCACGGAACAATACAGAGAAACGGCTGATGCTGTAGGTGGTATGGATGCCATGTACTGCAGCTATTTTGACCTGCAGCTTGAAATGATTGAAACGCTCAGGCCTTCTGTGGTGGGGCATTTCGATCTTATACGTATTTTTGATAAAGATTATCGGCTTCGCATGCTCAAGCCTGAAATAGCAAGACGGATTACCAGAAACCTGGAGGCTGTGGCCCGTTACGGTCTTATTCTGGATTTTAATCTCAGGGCTTTATATAAAGGTGGGTTGGAGCCATATGTTTCAGATTCGATTCTGCATCAGGCTGTGGAAATGGGAATTACACTGGTGCCGGGCGATGATTCCCATGGGGTATCTCAGGTGGGTAATTTTATGGAAAAAGGAATTGGTATTTTAAAAAGGGCAGGGGCCAGTACCATCTGGCCCCTGCCCAGGCCTATTGATTTCAGCCTCTTATAG